The nucleotide sequence CGCGGGGCACCGGCCGATGGCGAAGCGGCGTCACGAAATCGCGTCCGCAAAGCGCGCGCGGACGGCGCGGCCGATGGCGTCAGGCGGCAGCACCGCCTCCGCCAGCCCCTTTTCCACCACCGCGCCCGGCATGCCCCAGACGACGCTGCTGGCTCGGTCCTGCGCGATCAGCGCACCGCCGCAGTCGATCAGGCGTTGCGCCCCGATCACGCCGTCGCGCCCCATGCCGCTCAACACGATCGCCAGCGCACCCGCCCCAAATACTTCGCCCACGCTGGCGAACATCGGGTCGGCAGAGGGCGAACAGCCGCTGTCCGAACGCCGTCGCTCCAGCCGGATGCTCTGGCCGTCGGTGATTGCCACACAGGTCAGGTGCGCGTCGCCCGGCGCGATATAGGCGTGGCCCGGACGGATGCGCATCCGATCCTCCGCCACGAAACAGGGGCGTCCGGCCAGTTGCGCGAATTGTCGCGCGAAATAGGGCATGAACGCCGCCGGCAGATGCTGCGTCACCAGCATAGGCGCATCACAGGCGGCGTCGATTTCGGCCAGCATCTGGCCCAGTGCGTGGATGCCGCCGGTCGATGCCCCGATGGCCAGCACGCGCGGCGCCTCTCGCCGGACGCGGGGCAGCGGCGTGCTGCGCAATACCGGCCGCTCGACCATGCAGCGCGCTTCGGCCAATCGCGCCAGCCGTTCGTGCAGCAATTCGGCGAAGCGACCCGCCAGCACCCCCGCGCCCGGCTTCACCAGCGTATCCGCTGCGCCCAGCGCCAGCGCACACACCGTTGCTTCGACTCCGGTCGCGCAGGTCGACGAAACGATCAGAACCTGTGCCCCCCGGCCCGCCGCCAGAATTTCGGGAAGCGCCGCAAGCCCGCTCTGCCCAGGCATCTCGATGTCGAGCAGAACCACATCGGCATGGTCGCGGGCCAGGAAATTGATTGCCGCCGTCGCGTCCCCGACCGCGCCGGCCACGCGGTAGCGCGGGTCGCTTTCGATGATACGGCGAAGCACGGCGCGTGCGACGATCGAATCGTCGACGATCAGGACGTCGGCGGGACGCCGGTCCGAAACCGCACCCGATGCGGGCTGCGCGGTCATCGTCGGATCACGCCATGCCCACGATCTGAAGCTTCGACTGCAGCGTTTCGCGGTCGAACGGCTTCATCACATATTCGTCGGCACCCGCTTCGATCGCGGCGCGGATATGGGCCATGCCGTTTTCGGTGGTGCAGAACACGACCTTTGGCTTGTTCTCCATCTGCGTTTCGCGAAGGGCCCGCAGGAAATCCATGCCGCTCATCACCGGCATGTTCCAGTCGAGCAGCACGACGTCGGGCGCTGATTCAAGGCAAGCGTCCAGCGCCTCCCGGCCATCCGCCGCTTCGCGCACATTGAACGACAGCCCTTCAAGGATGTGCCGCGCGACCTTGCGGATCACCTTTGAATCGTCGACCACCAGACAGCTTTTCATTCTACGCCCTACTTTCGTTTCGACCCGTCACCGTCCTTGCACGACGGTTGTAAGCGTCGCGTTAATCGCTCGACATTTGCTGAAGGCCGGGGACCAGCGCGGCCAGGTCGATCACCAGCGCCGCTTCGCCGTCGCGGTCGATCACCGCACGCGTTGCCCGGGCCCATTCGCCGGGCAGCGTGACACCGGCGGCCAGCGGCCGGGGCGTGAATTCAGCCACATCGTCCAATGCATCGACGGCAAAGGCATAATGATGCCCGTCGATCTGCGAGACGATGGCGCGCCGGGGCACGCCGCCCCCCGCTTCACCGGCCAGAGCGCCCGCGGTGTCCAGCACCGTCACCACCCGGCTGCGCAGCGTGGCAAGGCCCAGCACGTGGCGTGCGGCGAGCGGCGTCGGCGTCACTTCGCCCAGGTCCACGACCGATTCGACGGCGGCGGATTCGATGGCCACGGGATGGCCGGCAACCTGTGCGAGCAGATACAGGCAGCTCATCGTACACGCTCCAGCCGGGCGCCGACTGCCGCCAGCAAGCCTTCGCGATCATATCGGTGGATGGCCCCGGTGGCGGCCGCCTTGCCGGGGTCGCTGGCCAGCCGGACCAGCGCAGCGCCGGTCGGCGGGGGCGTATCGTCATCGGCGTCCAGACGGATCACAACATCGGGTGTCTCCGCCCCGGCATGGGCCGCTACGCGCCAACCCGCGCCGCGAAGCATCGGCGCCAGGAAGGTGGACATCCAGCCGCCATCCCCCTCGTCCAGCACGCACAGCGGCTGACGCTTGATGTCGCCCACCTCACCATGGGTCGTGAATAGCCACAGCGCGTCGAGCAATTCGACCGGCTCCCCGTCAACCAGCACGACCCCGGCAATCGCGCCCGGCGCGGCGGGTGGTGCCTGTTCGGCCGGGATCGTGACGATGTCGCTCGCCTCCTTGATGGCATAGGCCAGCTCCGCATCGCCGTCGCGCAGGCGCAGCACGGCAAAGGATCGGTCAGGAATCGTCGCATGGGTGGCCAGCGGCACCAGCCGGTTGTCGATCAACAGCCGCAGGCGACCGCCGGTGCGGTATACCTGTGGCGGCTGCGCGGTTTCGATCCGGTCGACGGCCGCCAGCGGCAGCGCGCGGCGCACCCCGTCCAGATCCTGGAAGGTCAGCAGTGACAGGCCCGGCGCTTCGACCTCTTCCTCTGCAACCGCGACCGGCCCGTCCTCTCGCCGGAAACTCAGGCCCGCGACGTTCGCCACCCCGGCGCAATCGACCAGCAGCATCGGCCGTCCGCTGTCGGGCAGCGTCTGCCCGGCATAGACCCCCGCCGCCATCACGGCCGGGGCCGCCGGCTTGATCACCAGTTCCTCATGGTCCAGCACTTCGTCCACGCCCAGCACGAACGCGCCGACGCCGATGTTGGCGATGATCAGCATGTCCGGCTCCCGGTCGCCCGCCGACAAACCCAGGAGCGCGCCGAAGGGCACCACCGGCAGGCGGCGTTCGCGCACGGTGGCGACCATCCGCCCGCCAAGCCGTTCGATCCGCACACCCTGCCCGCCCAGCGCAACAATCTCCTCGATCACGCCGCGCGGCACGGCGAAACACTGTTCACCAACGCCGACGATGATCGTCGGCAGAATGGACAGTGTCAGCGGTACGCGGATTGCAATCCGCAGGCCCCGGCCCGGCGTACTGTCCAGCTCCACCCGGCCCCCGATCGCCTCGATCGCAGAGCGCACCACGTCCATGCCAACGCCGCGCCCGGAAATCGACGACACATCGTCCTTGGTCGACAGGCCCGGTTCGAAGATCAGCGCCAGCCGGTCCCGTTCCGGCAGCGCGCGCAGTGAACCTTCGTCGCGGCCATTCCTGACCAGCTTGGCAATCAGCCTTTCGGTGTCGATGCCGCGTCCGTCATCGGTCACTTCCACGACGATCTGATTGCCCGCCTGTCGCGCGGCGACCGTCAGATGCCCGGTTTCCGGCTTGCCCGCCGCGCGCCGAGCGGCCGGATCTTCGAGCCCGTGGTCAATCGAATTGCGGATGATGTGGACCAGCGGATCGCGCATCACCTCGATCATTTCGCGGTCCAGCTCGACGTCGCTGCCCTCCACCGACAAGGCGACGCGCTTGTCCAGGCTGGCCGCAGTGTCGCGCACCAGCCGCGGCAAGGCCGAGAACAGCATCTCGATCTTTTGCATGCGGGTCCGCGTCACGGTTTCGCGCATATCCGCGACCGTGGCGGACAGGCGTTCCAGCGCGGCCTCCGCCGTGGGGTCGACATCGCCCGCCCGCATCCGGCGCGCGAGTTCGTTTCGCGCCAGCACCATTTCGGACATGCCGCTCATCATCCGGTCGAGCAGATCGACACCCAGCCGGACGCTTCGCGAAGGGCTGCGAACCACTACCGGTCCCGCCCGTTCCGCAGGCGGCGGCGAACCGGCCAACGCCAGCATTGCTGCCGCCGGGTCTAGCGCGGCGATCAACAGGTCGTCGCTGCCATCGTCGAGCGAGGTTCCGCTGTCGATCGCATCGACGATCTCGCCGATCCGGTCGACGATCGCCAGCACCGCGTTGACCAGCCGCGCGTCGGGCACACGGCGACCGTCGCGAACCTGCGCCAGCGTGTCTTCGGCGGCGTGGGCCAGCCGCTCAAGCCGCGGCAGATCCAGGAAACCGCAGCTTCCCTTGACCGTGTGGACAAAGCGGAAAATGGCGTCCAGCCGCGCGCGGTCGTCGGGCGCGGCTTCCCACGCGACGATTTCCCCGGCCAATGCCTCGGCCGTTTCGCGTGTCTCCGCGATGAATTCCTGCAACAGGTCGTCCATGGTCCTCCGCCGGATTGGCCAGCGAGCCTTGAACGCCTGCAGTTAAAAGGGCGTTTATTTGGCGGCGAAATGCACGCCGAACAGCAATACTTCGGCCTCCGCCGGCGAAACCTGAAGCGTGCCGCCGCCTTCATCGACCAGCTGGCGCACCAGATGCGCCGCCGCCGACCGGGGCGTCAGCGGCCCCGACGCGCCAGAGCCGTCCAGTGCGGTGCGCAGTTCGGGGTCGAGGACGATTCGCGGCCCATCGGCGCGCACGACAATCTCCACCCGGCCGCCCCCGGCCTCCGCACCAACATCCAGCCGCCCGCCGCGCACCAGCGCGTCGCCGGCGATCAGCGCCAGGTTCAGCAGCACCTTGATCGCGGGCTTGGGCAACTGCCCCACCTCGACCAGCCAACCCAATTGCAGCCGCTGATTGTCGGCAAACAGCCCCTCGATCGCGGCGCATGCCTCCCGCGTGTCAACCATTTCGCCAAACCCGCCCGCCGCACCAAAGGCGAGGCGAAAGAATTTCAGCTTGTTGGCGGATGCGCGCGCGCTTTCCACCAGCAGCTCGATGCAGCGGGCGCGCATTTCAGGATCATGTTCATCGGCAAGCAGCTCAAGCCCGTTGTTCAGTGCCCCGACCGGGCTGAGCAGGTCGTGGCACAGGCGCGAACATAACAGGCTGGCGAATTCGGTCGGACTGGTCGGCAACGCCATCGGCTCCTCTCGCAAGCGGGCCTTGTGGCGCAGCGGGACTCCCGGCGCAAGCGATCAGGATCAATCCACGCCCGGTAACCATGGGACCGCGACGAACCGCCCAAGCACATCCCCGTCTGGGACCGCACGGAACAGCGACAGCGTGCCTCCGCCCAGAATGGCCCACAGCCTGCCATCGGCGTCGGCCATCGCAGCATCGGTCGACGACGGCCATGCCATGCCGGTCGGGTGCGAGTGCCAATAGCCGATAATGGCCGGCCTGCCGCCACGCGCCGCACGATGCGCGGCCAGCAGATGCGCGGGATCGATCTCGAACCGGGTGGCGGGTGAGGACGCGACATTGGCCGCGATGGTCGCGTGGATGACGTGCGCACCCCGCCCCAGCAGCAGGCCGCACGCCTCCTGCGGGTGGGCGGCGGCAGCCGCACGATGGATGCAGTCGACCGCCGCCCTTGAAATCATCACATCAGCCACCCAATTTCTTTACAAGAATGAGCCGGGGGGTTTCCACTATAGACGCAACGATCGCGCCCGCCGCCAATGGGTGGCGGCTGGACCGTGCGCTTGCGGACGCGGTGCCCAGCCTGTCGCGCGAACGGCTGAAGGCGTTGATCGCGTCCGGCGCGGTCATCGGCGCCGACGGCCCTGCACGCGATCCAGCGCGAAAGGCTGTGGCGGGCGCATCCTTCCGCGTCGAAGTGCCCGAACCGCGCCCCGCCCATAATGAAGCGCAAGCGATCGAGCTGAACATCGCGTTCGAGGATGAGCATCTGATCGTCGTCGACAAGCCGGCCGGGCTGGTGGTGCATCCTGCCGCCGGCAATCTGGACGGCACATTGGTCAACGCGCTGCTCCACCATTGCGCCGGCGAGCTGTCGGGGATCGGCGGCGTCGCGCGGCCCGGCATCGTTCATCGCATCGACAAGGATACGTCCGGCCTGATCGTTGCGGCCAAGCATGACCGCGCGCATGAGGGCCTAGCAAGGCAGTTCAAGGCGCACAGCATCGACCGCCGCTATCAGGCGATCGTTGGCGGCGTGCCGGTGGCGGGCAAGGGCACGGTCGACGCCCGGCTGGCCCGATCAACCGCCAATCGCAAGAAGATCGCGGTCGTTCAGGGCGATGCCGGCAAACATGCCGTCACTCACTGGCGCCTGGTCCAGCCACTGCGCGAAGCCGCGCTGGTCGAATGTCGGCTGGAAACCGGCCGCACTCATCAGGTGCGGGTCCATATGGCGTCCATCGGCCACCCACTGCTTGGCGACCCGGTTTATGGCAGGACCAAGGCCGCGCACCGTGCCGTGCTGGAAACGCTGGGTTTCAGGCGCCAGGCGTTGCATGCTGCCCGGCTTGGGTTCATCCATCCTGTCACAAGCACCGCTTTGTCGTTCGAAAGCAGGATGCCGGGCGACATGCAGGAACTGTTTAACCAGCTTGTCGTATAGCCATTTGACGATATTGCCGCGCGCGGTTGCGGCGGTCACATTCGTCCAACACCAAGGGAGATTCGGTCATGGCCAGCGGTAGCAACGTCCCGGCGACGATCCCGGCGCTTGGCGGCGAAGCGAGCCTCAACCGCTATCTGTCCGAGATCAAGAAGTTTCCGATCCTCAGCCCCGAGCAGGAATATATGCTCGCCAAGCGGTTTCAGGATCACGGCGACACGGAAGCGGCGGCACAGCTTGTCACCTCTCACCTGCGGCTCGTTGCCAAGATCGCCATGGGCTATCGCGGCTATGGCCTCCCCGTGTCCGAGTTGATCTCGGAGGGGAATATCGGCCTGATGCAGGGCGTGAAGAAGTTCGAGCCGGATCGCGGCTTCCGCCTTGCGACCTATGCCATGTGGTGGATCCGCGCCTCGATCCAGGAATTCATCCTGCGCAGCTGGTCGCTGGTGAAGATGGGCACGACCGCGGCCCAGAAGAAGCTGTTCTTCAACCTGCGCCGCATGAAGGCCAAGCTGGACGCGTTCGAGGACGGCGACCTGCGGCCTGAAGATGTGGCGAAGATCGCCAAGGATCTGGGCGTCACCGAGGATGAGGTGACCAGCATGAACCGCCGCATGGCGATGGGCGGCGACACGTCGCTCAATGTGCCGATGCGGGAGGATTCGGAGAGCCAGTGGCAGGATTGGCTGGCCGATGACGAGCCGCTTCAGGACCAGCGCGTCGCGGAAGCTCAGGAAGCCGATGTGCGCCACACCATGCTGGTAGAGGCGATGGACGACCTGAACGAGCGTGAGAAGCACATCCTGACCGAACGCCGCCTGACCGACGATCCCAAGACGCTGGAGGAGTTGAGCCAAGTCTATGGCGTCAGCCGCGAGCGCGTCCGCCAGATCGAAGTGCGTGCGTTTGAAAAGCTGCAAAAGGCGATGATGCGGCTGGCGGGCGAAAAGCGGCTGCTGGCGCTGAGCTGACCGCAGGCGAAAGCTGATTTTCAAGCCTGTCCTCTCACGCTAACCGACGGCAATGGCCAAGGCTGAAGGACAGGCGCGCGCACGGCGCGGCAATCGCAACTGGGGTCGGCGGATAACCGGTTGGCTGGCGAAGGCGGCAATCGCCTTCGTCCTGTTCAGCGTGGTGATCGTCGGCCTGTATCGTTTCGTGCCTCCGCCCTTCACCTTCACCATGGCAGGCGACATTCTGGCCGGGCGCAGCGTCACCAAGAACTGGCTGCCGATCGAAGATATCGACGTCGACATGGCCCGCGCGGCGATTGCGGCAGAGGATTCGAACTTCTGCTCGCATCACGGATTCGATTATTCCGCCATCGCCGCCGCGGCGATGCGAAACGCCAGCGGTGGGCGTGTTCGCGGTGGATCTACGATCAGCCAGCAGACCGCGAAAAACGTGTTCCTGTGGCAGGGCGGCGGCTATTTCCGCAAGGCCGTGGAAGCGTGGTTCACGGTCCTGATCGAGGCGATCTGGGGCAAGCGGCGGATCATGGAAGTCTATCTGAACGTCGCGGAAACGGGCATCGGTACTTACGGCGCCGACGCGGGCGCACTTCGCTATTTCGGCCACGGCGCCGGACGGCTGTCCGAACGGGAAGCAGCCCGAATCGCCGCCGTGCTGCCCCTGCCAAAGAAACGGCCGGG is from Sphingomonas sp. IW22 and encodes:
- a CDS encoding chemotaxis protein CheB; translation: MTAQPASGAVSDRRPADVLIVDDSIVARAVLRRIIESDPRYRVAGAVGDATAAINFLARDHADVVLLDIEMPGQSGLAALPEILAAGRGAQVLIVSSTCATGVEATVCALALGAADTLVKPGAGVLAGRFAELLHERLARLAEARCMVERPVLRSTPLPRVRREAPRVLAIGASTGGIHALGQMLAEIDAACDAPMLVTQHLPAAFMPYFARQFAQLAGRPCFVAEDRMRIRPGHAYIAPGDAHLTCVAITDGQSIRLERRRSDSGCSPSADPMFASVGEVFGAGALAIVLSGMGRDGVIGAQRLIDCGGALIAQDRASSVVWGMPGAVVEKGLAEAVLPPDAIGRAVRARFADAIS
- a CDS encoding PleD family two-component system response regulator; this translates as MKSCLVVDDSKVIRKVARHILEGLSFNVREAADGREALDACLESAPDVVLLDWNMPVMSGMDFLRALRETQMENKPKVVFCTTENGMAHIRAAIEAGADEYVMKPFDRETLQSKLQIVGMA
- a CDS encoding chemotaxis protein CheW, with the protein product MSCLYLLAQVAGHPVAIESAAVESVVDLGEVTPTPLAARHVLGLATLRSRVVTVLDTAGALAGEAGGGVPRRAIVSQIDGHHYAFAVDALDDVAEFTPRPLAAGVTLPGEWARATRAVIDRDGEAALVIDLAALVPGLQQMSSD
- a CDS encoding chemotaxis protein CheA, whose protein sequence is MDDLLQEFIAETRETAEALAGEIVAWEAAPDDRARLDAIFRFVHTVKGSCGFLDLPRLERLAHAAEDTLAQVRDGRRVPDARLVNAVLAIVDRIGEIVDAIDSGTSLDDGSDDLLIAALDPAAAMLALAGSPPPAERAGPVVVRSPSRSVRLGVDLLDRMMSGMSEMVLARNELARRMRAGDVDPTAEAALERLSATVADMRETVTRTRMQKIEMLFSALPRLVRDTAASLDKRVALSVEGSDVELDREMIEVMRDPLVHIIRNSIDHGLEDPAARRAAGKPETGHLTVAARQAGNQIVVEVTDDGRGIDTERLIAKLVRNGRDEGSLRALPERDRLALIFEPGLSTKDDVSSISGRGVGMDVVRSAIEAIGGRVELDSTPGRGLRIAIRVPLTLSILPTIIVGVGEQCFAVPRGVIEEIVALGGQGVRIERLGGRMVATVRERRLPVVPFGALLGLSAGDREPDMLIIANIGVGAFVLGVDEVLDHEELVIKPAAPAVMAAGVYAGQTLPDSGRPMLLVDCAGVANVAGLSFRREDGPVAVAEEEVEAPGLSLLTFQDLDGVRRALPLAAVDRIETAQPPQVYRTGGRLRLLIDNRLVPLATHATIPDRSFAVLRLRDGDAELAYAIKEASDIVTIPAEQAPPAAPGAIAGVVLVDGEPVELLDALWLFTTHGEVGDIKRQPLCVLDEGDGGWMSTFLAPMLRGAGWRVAAHAGAETPDVVIRLDADDDTPPPTGAALVRLASDPGKAAATGAIHRYDREGLLAAVGARLERVR
- a CDS encoding histidine phosphotransferase family protein; this translates as MALPTSPTEFASLLCSRLCHDLLSPVGALNNGLELLADEHDPEMRARCIELLVESARASANKLKFFRLAFGAAGGFGEMVDTREACAAIEGLFADNQRLQLGWLVEVGQLPKPAIKVLLNLALIAGDALVRGGRLDVGAEAGGGRVEIVVRADGPRIVLDPELRTALDGSGASGPLTPRSAAAHLVRQLVDEGGGTLQVSPAEAEVLLFGVHFAAK
- a CDS encoding Mov34/MPN/PAD-1 family protein translates to MADVMISRAAVDCIHRAAAAAHPQEACGLLLGRGAHVIHATIAANVASSPATRFEIDPAHLLAAHRAARGGRPAIIGYWHSHPTGMAWPSSTDAAMADADGRLWAILGGGTLSLFRAVPDGDVLGRFVAVPWLPGVD
- a CDS encoding RluA family pseudouridine synthase, with translation MSRGVSTIDATIAPAANGWRLDRALADAVPSLSRERLKALIASGAVIGADGPARDPARKAVAGASFRVEVPEPRPAHNEAQAIELNIAFEDEHLIVVDKPAGLVVHPAAGNLDGTLVNALLHHCAGELSGIGGVARPGIVHRIDKDTSGLIVAAKHDRAHEGLARQFKAHSIDRRYQAIVGGVPVAGKGTVDARLARSTANRKKIAVVQGDAGKHAVTHWRLVQPLREAALVECRLETGRTHQVRVHMASIGHPLLGDPVYGRTKAAHRAVLETLGFRRQALHAARLGFIHPVTSTALSFESRMPGDMQELFNQLVV
- the rpoH gene encoding RNA polymerase sigma factor RpoH translates to MASGSNVPATIPALGGEASLNRYLSEIKKFPILSPEQEYMLAKRFQDHGDTEAAAQLVTSHLRLVAKIAMGYRGYGLPVSELISEGNIGLMQGVKKFEPDRGFRLATYAMWWIRASIQEFILRSWSLVKMGTTAAQKKLFFNLRRMKAKLDAFEDGDLRPEDVAKIAKDLGVTEDEVTSMNRRMAMGGDTSLNVPMREDSESQWQDWLADDEPLQDQRVAEAQEADVRHTMLVEAMDDLNEREKHILTERRLTDDPKTLEELSQVYGVSRERVRQIEVRAFEKLQKAMMRLAGEKRLLALS
- the mtgA gene encoding monofunctional biosynthetic peptidoglycan transglycosylase, whose protein sequence is MAKAEGQARARRGNRNWGRRITGWLAKAAIAFVLFSVVIVGLYRFVPPPFTFTMAGDILAGRSVTKNWLPIEDIDVDMARAAIAAEDSNFCSHHGFDYSAIAAAAMRNASGGRVRGGSTISQQTAKNVFLWQGGGYFRKAVEAWFTVLIEAIWGKRRIMEVYLNVAETGIGTYGADAGALRYFGHGAGRLSEREAARIAAVLPLPKKRPGVAPTGFTRRYGNRIVSRIGVVRRERLDACVR